Proteins co-encoded in one Jeotgalibacillus malaysiensis genomic window:
- a CDS encoding flagellar hook-associated protein FlgK: MRSTFMGLETAKRALFTQQSALHTTGHNIANANTPGYSRQRVNFGTTTPFAPAAMNRPQLPGQMGTGVEANSIQRVRDSFLDIQYRQESNKLGYWDSKSSAISEMENIVNEPTTNGLGAVMGEFWQSLQDLSVYPENDGARNVVLERGQSVVDTFHYLNDSLNQIKDNIGNEISVSLDSVNSLLQQIASVNSQISDVEPHGNIPNDLYDRRDTLVDELSGYIDIRVTSIKSEGDPADEAEGLYNISIVGANGKEEILVANKDYNQLGFSNGSGKLTTSTPDDVNQITIFSSDGKEIASKKLPLSDENGNLLFSQGRVRGLIESYGYSYQDSTGTTQVKGTYPEMLDNLDRLAYSFSQTFNAVHEKGIDLQGNTGQSFFGDLGTDHENASKRISMSDITSKEVAASTTTNADGDVNAGDGKNAVNLSNIQNWLMNETVTLDGFDGAESINLNDYNRLETASMNSFYEGVIGKLGVQGLQANRLAGNSEILKQSVEEKRMSVSSVSLDEEMTNMIQFQHAYNAAARNITMVDEMLDKIINGMGLVGR, translated from the coding sequence ATGCGTTCTACATTTATGGGACTTGAAACAGCAAAACGTGCGCTTTTCACACAGCAAAGTGCATTACATACGACCGGTCATAATATCGCTAATGCGAATACGCCGGGATATTCAAGACAGCGCGTGAATTTTGGTACAACAACTCCTTTTGCGCCTGCAGCGATGAACAGACCACAGCTTCCGGGTCAAATGGGTACTGGTGTTGAAGCGAACTCGATTCAGCGTGTGAGGGATTCATTCCTTGATATTCAGTATCGTCAGGAGTCAAATAAACTTGGCTACTGGGATTCGAAATCAAGTGCAATCAGCGAGATGGAAAACATCGTGAATGAACCGACAACAAACGGACTCGGAGCTGTAATGGGCGAATTCTGGCAGTCGCTTCAGGACCTTTCAGTTTATCCTGAAAACGATGGCGCGCGAAACGTTGTGCTTGAGCGCGGACAGTCAGTTGTCGATACATTCCATTATCTGAATGACTCACTGAATCAAATCAAAGATAATATTGGTAATGAAATCAGTGTATCACTGGATAGTGTGAATTCACTGCTACAGCAAATCGCGAGCGTGAACAGTCAGATCAGTGATGTAGAACCTCATGGCAACATTCCAAATGACCTTTACGACCGCCGAGATACTCTCGTTGACGAACTATCTGGATACATCGATATCCGTGTGACTTCAATAAAATCTGAAGGGGATCCTGCTGATGAAGCGGAGGGCCTTTATAATATCAGTATTGTGGGAGCGAATGGTAAAGAAGAGATACTTGTGGCCAACAAAGATTACAATCAGCTGGGCTTTTCGAATGGGAGTGGAAAACTAACGACTTCCACACCAGATGATGTGAATCAAATCACTATTTTCTCAAGTGATGGAAAAGAAATTGCATCGAAAAAACTTCCACTCTCAGATGAAAACGGAAATCTGCTTTTTTCTCAGGGGAGAGTCAGAGGGTTGATAGAGTCTTATGGTTACAGCTATCAGGATAGTACTGGCACTACTCAGGTAAAAGGAACATATCCGGAAATGCTTGATAATCTTGACCGGCTAGCTTATTCATTTTCACAGACTTTTAATGCTGTTCACGAAAAAGGAATTGATCTTCAGGGCAACACGGGTCAGTCATTTTTTGGAGACCTGGGCACAGATCATGAGAATGCGTCAAAACGGATTTCAATGAGTGATATCACTTCAAAAGAAGTCGCAGCTTCAACTACAACGAATGCTGATGGGGATGTAAATGCAGGAGATGGTAAAAATGCAGTCAACTTATCAAACATTCAAAACTGGCTCATGAACGAAACGGTCACACTGGACGGCTTTGACGGAGCAGAGTCAATCAATCTGAATGACTATAATCGCCTTGAAACAGCTTCTATGAACTCTTTTTATGAAGGGGTCATCGGTAAGCTTGGTGTTCAGGGCCTTCAGGCAAACCGTCTTGCTGGAAACAGTGAGATTCTTAAACAGTCCGTTGAAGAGAAGCGAATGTCAGTCAGCTCAGTTTCTTTAGATGAAGAAATGACAAATATGATTCAGTTCCAGCATGCATACAATGCAGCTGCAAGAAACATTACGATGGTCGATGAAATGCTTGATAAAATCATTAACGGCATGGGCTTAGTCGGCAGATAA
- a CDS encoding flagellar hook-associated protein FlgL: MRVTQSMLSSNMLRNLTQSYEKMGKQQEQIATQKKISRPSDDPVVAMKGVLYRRNLTEVEQYKRNFSEAYNWVENADSSLDKANQAMQRLRELLVQTSNDTYDAEQRKATRAEVEQLKEHLEEIGNTKFGDKYLFNGTDTTNKPLDVANGVYPENNESVEIELSKGVHIKVNIDGTSVFSQEMFDDIDNIIATLEDENTTGDDINNFLTNMDTHMTNLSNERSSLGARYNRIELMDSRVSEQEVIATRVMSDNEDIDFEKVITDMKVQESVHRAALSVGSRIIQPSLMDFLR, from the coding sequence ATGCGCGTAACACAATCAATGCTATCAAGTAACATGCTGCGCAACCTGACGCAGAGCTATGAAAAAATGGGTAAACAGCAGGAGCAGATCGCAACGCAGAAAAAGATTTCACGTCCATCTGATGATCCCGTTGTCGCAATGAAAGGTGTACTTTACCGCCGTAATCTGACTGAAGTTGAGCAATACAAACGCAACTTCTCAGAAGCCTATAACTGGGTCGAAAACGCTGATTCATCACTTGATAAAGCGAATCAGGCCATGCAGCGGCTGCGTGAACTGCTTGTGCAGACTTCAAATGATACGTATGATGCCGAACAGAGAAAAGCGACACGTGCTGAAGTCGAACAGTTAAAAGAGCACCTTGAAGAAATCGGTAACACAAAGTTCGGTGACAAATATTTATTTAACGGAACTGATACAACGAACAAACCGCTGGATGTAGCAAATGGAGTCTATCCGGAAAACAATGAATCCGTTGAGATTGAACTCTCTAAAGGCGTCCATATTAAAGTGAACATTGATGGCACTTCAGTATTTTCACAGGAAATGTTTGATGATATCGATAACATTATTGCGACACTTGAAGATGAGAATACAACGGGTGACGATATCAATAACTTTTTAACGAATATGGATACACATATGACAAACCTGTCCAATGAACGTTCATCACTCGGTGCAAGATATAACCGGATCGAACTGATGGATTCACGTGTGAGTGAACAAGAAGTGATTGCAACACGCGTCATGTCTGATAATGAAGATATCGATTTTGAAAAGGTTATTACAGATATGAAGGTGCAGGAGAGTGTGCATCGAGCAGCGTTGAGTGTAGGGTCGCGGATTATTCAGCCTTCACTGATGGATTTTCTTAGATAA